GAAGTGTATGTTAAAAGTAATAGTTATAAATAAACATACTTGTCATCACATAGTTGAAACTCCAGAATATGTTTTTTAACATTGCGTGATTCTGTAATACGAATAGGCTTGCTCTCAATCACTTGCCCTATGacatctgttttttttttgtcgaaCCATGTCAATATACAGTTCAGAATAATAATAaggataaaaattatattagaaGTACGTTGACTTACCAAAAGATGCTTTCTTATCGACTGTGGAGTTGTTGATTTTTTCAAATGGGCAGAAATCAAAAAGATCTCCGTTGATTTCAAAAGCATTTGAAGTAGAAACAGATGTTTCTTTCAAAAAGTTGATCTTACACGCATGTTTAGCTAGCAGAAACGTAGTGTCAGTTGATTTAACTTCAAAGTTTGAGATTAATCGGAACGCGCCTTCTTCGAGTAGATGTCCAAATTTCGGAATTAAAGAATAATGGATAGAGCTGTATATCTTGTTaccctgttaaaaaaaaattaaatgttaaattcTTAGATAAATACATATTCATGTTATGAAAAATCTATTATTTGAAGTGGATTACCAGTTCATCTACCAATATCATATCTAGACTCGATGTAGTAGCAGGGTTTCTTTGGTGGAATTGCTTCCAGAAAAGCAATACTCTGACCTTGATTGTGCAGTTGACTGAGTCGACATTGAGGTCTTGCAAAAACGTGATTTGATTTTCATCAGCTATGGTTGTTAACAATAGAAACAGAATACGATTTGGGGTTTTCAAACAATTTGTGGGTTATGGTTGTATATGTAATGGTTTATATAAGCAAATTTATATCGTAATCCTAATCCTAAACTAATTACAACAATGATaaactaataacaacaatgctaataataataaaattcacaatATAATCGTTTGTATAGTTTGATTAGAATCCTATACCAATAAgaacaatgaaaatgaaaataaaaaatagatctGTATTCTTACCTGTAGATGATATGGATGGATATGGATAGTAAGAAGCTTAATCGTCGATGGTAGGTTAGAGGAATTGTATGGATGGCAGGTCTGAGGAATTGTAGAAGAATAAgactttaattatttattaatttccagttattattaatttacaatAGCATTCATCTGACTATTAATTTTcagttattattaatttattacaaTAGTATTCATCTAGCTGGATATGATACGTAGCTTATCAACTTGTGCAAGACTTGGGCCTGATATGGGGCTTGGACTGATGGGCTTATGTAATTAGAGAATCATATGTAAAGCGTAATTGAACATTTAGATATATCTACCGAATAGAAATCCATAAAGATAATCCGtaaattcttaattttatttttttatattataattatgacaTCAGCAATTTTCAATTTGAGAAAATCGAGAgatatgattggtcaataagctattagatcagttgtcttttagtatatataaagattattttaaaactaaatagtatttataaatatagaatattataaaaattatgggtATTCATAATCACCCTTAATTACGACAAAATTCTTCCattgtattttaattaattgaaaaaatgatACTCGATAGAGAGTGGGATGAGTGAGACGAGATGAGAAGGAAGTTAAAactgaaaaaattaaaataaaaccgTGTGACTTAATTTTGTCTTGACCATTTCTCGTTGGCGTTAAATCGTTGACTAAACCCCCTTTCCTTGATAAACCCACAAGAATCTCCAACTtcaataatcattatcaacAATACCCATATAAAATAACCAATCTTTATTCCACTTcacaaataataaaacttttttttgttttttccatcTCATAGCTAATCAAAAGTGTGTGTTTTATTTTGGTGAGCTTAACTTAATAATGTCAAATAAAAAAGGGAGTGAGTTAGTGAGTCAACTGGTTGACTCAGTGAGAGAATTTTCAGGGTTACATGAGTGCAGAAATATAGTAAAAGATATGTATGGAAATTTGGTGAGAAGGGTAAAGCTTTTGAGTCCTTTATTTGAAGAATTAAAAGATAGTGATCAAAAATTTTGTGATGATGATCTTCAAGGATTTAAGTCTTTGAAAGTTTCTTTGGATTTGGCTTTGGAGCTTTTGATATCAGTCAATGAAGGAAGTAAAACTTTTCAGgtagttataattataaatatattttttaaagttttgttcTTGTTCAGGTCACTCAAACAAGTAAAACCATATCaagattttttgatttttttgtttagaTATATTTGGAGTGTTTGGGATTGTTTTGTTAAGCTTTTATCTGTTTATTACTAATCTTTAAAACAGATTAGGAATTAAAGAGGCTTTTTTGAAAGATGCTTATATGAGAAATATCTACACTATAAAAATAAGCAGGTTGGGATGTGCTTATCAGTTTAAGCATATTGGCACATTAGAATAAGCAATCGCAAATAGACCGaatttatgtgattatatgggttggatcaagtggttagATAGAGTCTTTACCTCTGGAGACAGAAGTtaagggttcgatcctcatgcccagcaaagctggaggtctttttctacctttggtagaacctgcacagcctctctactttaagtaggggtaaggctgtctataTCTCAACCTCGCCGATACACCGTgaaagacggtattgggacccaaaacccgtggaagatgGCATTGGGTGTTGGACAGTAATTTGGTGTTGGGTTAAAAGAATAGTCAAATCATGGTTGTTGTTTTTGTGGTTCATTATATGTGGAAGAAATGTAGTAAAAAGTGGAACAAGATTGTAAAGTTTCTTACAATGGTATGTTTGAGAGGTCAATCGTTTGAGGGTTTTGGTTTCTTCTTTTAACTTGATAGGTTTTGCGGTGTCTAAAGAGCTATTTAATCAAGAAAGTAATGGTTTTTAGGATAGAAGGTGGTAATCGTTTGTATGCCATGAGAGCTAAAAGTTGCCATAGTTTGTTCTTAAGTTCTTTCAAAGATTCATCGCTTTTGCTATCTTTTAGGATTATAGAAACGTTTAAAGTCCTTTCGGTTTTTCGTATGCTAATTTAAGAATGTAATCATTATCaggttttcttttctttatgtCATGTAAGTTAATCAAATTTGGAACTTTCTTCATATATAGAAATGAAGATTGTAGGGGATTTTACTATATGACATTATGATGCTCATAGAAATATCAAGAGACAAGTATGTTGACATCGGGGTGGGTGGTGGTTATTATGCTACAATGTTTCTATGCTACCTGAGTTTATATAGCGCAATTACTGCATGTTGACAACTTTACTTAAAACTGAAAACTCTTAATCTGCAGTTGTTAGTGCCACTTCAAAGCCTATTCAAGTTGTTCACGTATAAATTATTGTCAGATTACAGTAGCTGGTTTTGATCTTTAAAGTTAGAGTATCACACTAAGAGAATAAGGATCGGATTATTTAACACACAGATTTCGAATGTTATCTGGTTTTCAAAAGTGTTGATTCTTAAGAAATAACTTGATATTGACTAAATAGGACATTTTTGTGAAAAAGGGAGAAATAAATTTCTCAAATTTAGGTAAAAAGAACGGATAATCAATCTTGTTTTAGCTGATGAGCTGATACAAAACTGGTCAATTAAAACTGATTTAATTGATTCTTGTGACTGAAATAGAAAGTCAGATTCAAAACACAATTCAGAACACcatttttgacatttttgttcTGAGCATGATGCTAACCTATCTGATTTGTTTTTGCTTCACAGGCGTTGCAAATCGATAAAACCATTGACAAGTTTCATGCAGTTACCACACATATTGAAGAGGCATTATGCAAAATCAATTATAATAAACTTGATATACCCGAGGAAGTTCAAGAACAGGTGAATATGATTTTTTTGAAATGAAACTGACCCAAATGAAATCTTTATTTGATTCTAAAGAAAGACATTTATAATTTCAGATACAACTTGTGCACTTACAATTTAAAAGAGCAAAAGGGCAAAAGGAGTTTATTGATGTACAGCTTCAAAAAGATTTGGCCATGTTGAAAAAGGGCGTGGAACCCGAACCAGAAGTGGTTAAAAGACTTTCAGAAAAACTGCATCTTACATCGATTAATGATTTAAGGAAGGAGTCACTTGCAATTCATGATATGGTCATATTGACTGGCGGAGATCTTGAAAATTGTTTTGAGACAATGTCGTTTGTTCTTAAGAAGATAAATGATTTTGTGATGTTGAGAAATCCTGAAAATGATGGCTCTGAATCTGATCGTGAAAAGGGCTTCTTGAGGCATAGATCTCCAATAATTCCTGATGATTTTCGGTGCCCAATATCGCTTGAATTGATGAAAGATCCAGTGATTGTCTCTACTGGGCAGGTATATGATTATCTTGTTATTTAGTGTTCATGTAATTAGCCATACATTTCTGCTGCTACATAGCTGTTACTTGTTATtaacattatttattaatgCAACCCACATTTTCATTGCTAGTAACACTACTGAAAAATTGTGATTATTGGAACTGTATATTGAAACATTGTTTTCAGTTGGAATGGTTTTGGAAGAAACATCTCCCTATATAACATCTTGGGGTAGCCAGGAAAAGGGTTCgtaaatgtgtgtgtgtgtgtgtgtgtggggggggggggggggggggggggggacttACCGTTCCCGAACAGGGCAAACCTCTTCCGTTTACTCAATCAATTTCATAACATCCAAAAACTGTTTTTATTATGTTGCAGACTTATGAAAGATCTTGTATCCAAAAATGGCTAGACGCTGGACACAAAACGTGTCCCAAAACTCAGCAGACTTTACTACATACAGCGTTGACCCCCAACTACGTTTTGAAGAGTCTAATCGCTTTATGGTGCGATAGTAATGGCATAGATCTACCCAGATCACAAGGAAACTCTAAAAACATTAAAGCTGGAAGAACTGGTTCAGAGTGTGACCAAACTGCAATCAATGCTTTACTTGAAAAACTCACAAATGGGAACTTGGGTGATCAACGAGCAGCAGCTGGCGAACTTCGATTACTAGCAAAAAGAAACAGTGATAACAGAATATGCATAGCCGAAACTGGTGCCATTCCTATCTTAGTGGAATTATTATCTTCTCGAGATAGCAGAACACAAGAACACGCCGTCACAGCACTTTTGAACTTATCAATACATGAAGCCAATAAAGGAATTATTGTAAGTGTTGGAGCCATACCCGAGATAGTAGACGTGTTAAAGAATGGAAGCATGGAGGCTCGAGAGAATGCAGCAGCAACCCTTTTTAGCTTGTCAGTGGTGGACGAAAATAAAGTGGCCATCGGAGCTGCTGGTGCTATACCACCCCTAATTGATCTGCTTCAAGAAGGAACTCCGAGAGGGAAAAAAGACGCAGCCACGGCCATTTTTAACCTCTGTATATATCAAGGAAACAAGGTGAGAGCCGTACGTGCAGGAATCGTGACTCCATTGATGAGATTGGTTAAGGATGCTAGTAGTGGAATGATGGATGAGGCATTGGCTATATTGGCTATAATTGCTGGTCACTATGAAGGGAAAGTGGCGATTGGTCAAGCTAACCCCATCCCGGTTTTAGTGGAGGTGGTTAGAACCGGGTCACCACGCAACCGGGAGAATGGAATTGCGATTTTGTGGTGTGTGTGTGCAAATGATATCAGTTTTTTGAAGATAATGAAGGTTGTTGGAGGAGAGGAGGTGTTGAAGGAACTGTGTGAGAATGGAACTGATCGAGCTAAGCGGAAGGCCGGGAGTTTAATGGAACTTCTTGAGCAAGTCGAGCTTGCTGAACCCGTGGTTAACCTATGACATATGCGGGTAACATGTTCATGGTTTCCAGGTATATTTGTATTTAGtgtttacatatatgtatgtatatatacgtaAATAGAATAATACCAAGAAtctttacatttatttattgaaCCACTGTCTATTTTGACATtgtattttttaatgtatattttgaGAAGAATCACATCGGGTACGAAATAATAATGTTTCAGAACCAGGCATCACTTGTGTTGCTAAGTTATCACTCGTGTGAGGGTGAGGTGTGGTTCTTACGACAAGTAGAACTCACTTGAACATGAGAGAATCTTGAGCAGTCattttaaaaagtgtaaaagatGGGTATATTACCCAtcttgtgatctttatcaatcttTAATTAGTGGTTAATTAGTGTTGGTTATCCTTTGTGGTTACAATTCAGTTAAGAATGTGTTGTAAACAGCACCAAGGCGGCTTAGTTAGGTTTCGATATTCTCACTAGGTATCCTCACAAGAGGTCTCGGATTTGATTCTCACTAGGTAAACATCTTGGTAAATTGTCAAGAAAAAGCTTTGAAAATAGTCACGGATAGCTTAATTAGGCTGCCTGCATCTTAAGTtaaaaactcttttcttttGGGATGTGTCTCCCCAAATAACCTACACAGGATAATTCTTATTAAGATTATTTTAACTTGATTAACTAGTGTTAGAATTTTGTACTCGTACAGCATCAAGAGCCAGACATTTATTTCTTCTTTTAGTGAAATGGGTTATGAATTAACAGATTGAATCCAACTATGCGCTTATAAAACCCAATGGGCTTTGAATTATCATGCCCAATCTGGTTCTAATCTCATCCATCGGTTTTACACTTCAGGCTTCAAGTTGTACTAATACCAAAACTTTTTAAATGGTTGTACAGAATGTATTCATATTtcataaaatgataaaagtgTAAAACCACGCTAAAATCATTGCATAAGAAGTTTCATATATTAGCCattccaaaataaataaaaataaaatctgttTAATATAATGATCACATATATGATTTATGGGAAATGGTCGATACTCTAAGCTAGACcttctaaaaatcctcctaactataAGATTATTACATGTGGCAAAGTCAAATgttgagattaggaaagagagtTAGTGGGATATACATGTCATAACTTGAAGGGTTTTGAAGGATATTTAGGAGTATTAATCATTAGATTGGCAATGTCATTTTGTGATCATTTGTTTTCTGAAAAGACATTAAACAAATGACTTATAA
The Erigeron canadensis isolate Cc75 chromosome 2, C_canadensis_v1, whole genome shotgun sequence DNA segment above includes these coding regions:
- the LOC122587932 gene encoding uncharacterized protein LOC122587932 → MILVDELGNKIYSSIHYSLIPKFGHLLEEGAFRLISNFEVKSTDTTFLLAKHACKINFLKETSVSTSNAFEINGDLFDFCPFEKINNSTVDKKASFDVIGQVIESKPIRITESRNVKKHILEFQLCDDKGTIVSCALWDDYAHQFHQYISTNGNIVEPVIILLQLAKYNFWNSKFLNF
- the LOC122587221 gene encoding U-box domain-containing protein 14-like, with protein sequence MSNKKGSELVSQLVDSVREFSGLHECRNIVKDMYGNLVRRVKLLSPLFEELKDSDQKFCDDDLQGFKSLKVSLDLALELLISVNEGSKTFQALQIDKTIDKFHAVTTHIEEALCKINYNKLDIPEEVQEQIQLVHLQFKRAKGQKEFIDVQLQKDLAMLKKGVEPEPEVVKRLSEKLHLTSINDLRKESLAIHDMVILTGGDLENCFETMSFVLKKINDFVMLRNPENDGSESDREKGFLRHRSPIIPDDFRCPISLELMKDPVIVSTGQTYERSCIQKWLDAGHKTCPKTQQTLLHTALTPNYVLKSLIALWCDSNGIDLPRSQGNSKNIKAGRTGSECDQTAINALLEKLTNGNLGDQRAAAGELRLLAKRNSDNRICIAETGAIPILVELLSSRDSRTQEHAVTALLNLSIHEANKGIIVSVGAIPEIVDVLKNGSMEARENAAATLFSLSVVDENKVAIGAAGAIPPLIDLLQEGTPRGKKDAATAIFNLCIYQGNKVRAVRAGIVTPLMRLVKDASSGMMDEALAILAIIAGHYEGKVAIGQANPIPVLVEVVRTGSPRNRENGIAILWCVCANDISFLKIMKVVGGEEVLKELCENGTDRAKRKAGSLMELLEQVELAEPVVNL